ACTCACCTACGACATGAGCAAGGCATTGGGCGTGCGGCGGTTCGAGGTGGAGGGGGCGCGGACGGTGCAGGATGTAGTGCGCCTCACCCGTGACAAGTTCGGCGAGCGGGGCGAGAATTTCGAAAAACTCTCTCGGGTCGCCGCGGTGGTGGTCAACGGCGTCCTAATCAACCACCAGCACG
This Candidatus Binatia bacterium DNA region includes the following protein-coding sequences:
- a CDS encoding MoaD/ThiS family protein, which codes for LTYDMSKALGVRRFEVEGARTVQDVVRLTRDKFGERGENFEKLSRVAAVVVNGVLINHQHGMSTQLADGDTVAFLKAAAGG